A stretch of Plasmodium knowlesi strain H genome assembly, chromosome: 1 DNA encodes these proteins:
- a CDS encoding small exported membrane protein 1, putative, with amino-acid sequence MYQQRNFDKGDPTSTHQRQFEESDDGIPGYGIPPNPTMINLTGNQDSRSNLMQQFGINNKTVSQFLVNMFVYVAAILISLKIWDYMSYSKCDYYKDLLLRIVRYQSHMNDVKMA; translated from the coding sequence ATGTATCAGCAAAGGAATTTCGACAAAGGCGACCCCACTTCGACGCACCAACGCCAATTTGAAGAGTCAGATGACGGTATACCAGGTTATGGAATCCCTCCAAACCCAACCATGATAAACCTCACTGGTAACCAAGACTCACGATCAAACCTAATGCAACAATTTGGAATAAACAACAAAACTGTATCGCAGTTTTTAGTAAACATGTTCGTCTACGTTGCTGCTATATTAATTAGTTTAAAAATATGGGACTACATGTCTTATAGCAAATGTGATTATTATAAAGATTTATTATTAAGAATTGTAAGATACCAGTCACATATGAATGATGTTAAGATGGCCTAA
- a CDS encoding chitinase, putative, protein MNTFKSLFLIFASVLYCTHSVSLKGRNTRGDNHELNMIMDGVSKLQLTKAHNQSFISGLYTDDSKKVICECTCTGSNNIEGGSGSGSGSGSGSGSGSGSGSGSGSGSGSGSGSGSGSGSGSGSGSGSGSGSGSGSGSGSGTGSGSGTGSGSGTGSGSGTGSGSGTGSGSGSGSGSGSGSGSGSGSGSGSGSGSGSGSGSHDRKPPREILEEYKRRKQGIVAGYYGSWNSQGDRAKNMTDSSSMVSILYIAFARINMFYDVSRPFNGKQKFLVRKHGLEYETYGVMLNEIRRIRKARPDIILILSLGGETYMIDITKDIDYMEQIVKLVKDFDLDGVDIDWEPHGSFNNLNELNYSEYYIKLINLVRSSIPEEKLISISGSSNAALSCVSVNETFCKDDDSPYNTNYLSEQMGKNDELYKASTMLSTGTFVNIFNRAKDKIDLVFIQTYNLETTNPSIMVDMYLSHLYFGLKYNITVLLGFSLEHNRGGFSPDDRALVELVSKTIHDENHKHNRADGVGIWHLFMKEQMPSGSYDIDAFLTNVWKHLNPQVQVPKDVVTTQNPDDCNSIDEYISGLVVSKSGVYYKHNGAIWKTRSYSTRAPGVDRYEWDLVKICYEKACNGMAAHYFNTDYQNGSIVIWKGEAFTIKWWQSGPPEGAALEAYEKLEASACPGLSEWNKEHPHKPLEEDIPYEQEQDAPL, encoded by the coding sequence ATGAATACCTTCAAGTCTCTCTTCTTAATTTTTGCTTCTGTGCTTTATTGCACACATTCCGTAAGTCTTAAGGGCAGAAATACCAGAGGAGATAATCATGAACTAAATATGATCATGGATGGCGTAAGTAAACTACAACTGACCAAAGCGCACAACCAATCATTCATTTCTGGCTTATACACCGACGATTCGAAAAAAGTCATTTGCGAATGTACATGCACAGGAAGTAATAACATTGAGGGTGGAAGCGGAAGCGGAAGCGGTTCCGGAAGTGGCAGCGGTTCCGGAAGTGGCAGCGGTTCCGGAAGTGGCAGCGGTTCAGGAAGTGGAAGCGGAAGCGGAAGCGGTTCCGGAAGTGGCAGCGGTTCCGGAAGTGGCAGCGGTTCAGGAAGTGGCAGCGGTTCAGGAAGTGGAAGCGGAACAGGAAGTGGAAGCGGAACAGGAAGTGGCAGCGGAACAGGAAGTGGCAGCGGAACAGGAAGTGGCAGCGGAACAGGAAGTGGCAGCGGTTCAGGAAGTGGCAGCGGTTCAGGAAGTGGCAGCGGTTCAGGAAGCGGCAGCGGTTCAGGAAGCGGCAGCGGTTCAGGAAGTGGTAGCCATGATCGAAAACCTCCAAGAGAAATTTTAGAGGaatataaaagaagaaaacaaggaATAGTTGCAGGATATTATGGTTCATGGAATAGTCAAGGAGATAGGGCCAAAAATATGACAGATTCTAGCTCAATGGTATCAATACTGTACATCGCGTTTGCTCgtataaatatgttttaTGATGTATCCAGACCATTTAACGGAAAGCAGAAATTTTTAGTAAGGAAACATGGACTGGAATATGAAACTTACGGAGTTATGCTAAACGAAATCAGGCGTATAAGGAAAGCTCGCCCAGACATCATATTAATTCTATCATTAGGAGGAGAGACGTACATGATAGATATTACAAAAGATATTGACTATATGGAACAAATAGTTAAGCTTGTGAAAGATTTTGACTTAGATGGTGTAGATATTGACTGGGAACCACATGGCAGCTTTAACAATCTAAACGAACTGAACTATTCAGAATATTATATTAAATTAATCAACTTAGTAAGAAGTAGCATTCCAGAGGAGAAATTAATCTCCATATCGGGATCATCCAACGCAGCATTATCATGCGTGTCCGTGAATGAAACATTTTGCAAAGACGATGACTCTCCATATAACACGAACTACTTGTCTGAACAAATGGGTAAGAACGATGAGTTATACAAAGCCTCAACTATGTTATCTACAGGAACATTTgtcaatatttttaacagAGCAAAGGACAAAATTGACCTTGTATTTATTCAGACGTACAACTTAGAGACGACGAACCCAAGTATTATGGTAGACATGTATCTATCCCATCTCTATTTCGGATTGAAATATAACATCACAGTTTTGCTAGGATTTTCACTGGAACATAACCGAGGTGGCTTCAGCCCAGATGACAGAGCATTAGTCGAATTAGTATCAAAAACTATTCATGACGAAAATCATAAGCACAATCGGGCAGACGGAGTAGGAATATGGCACTTGTTCATGAAAGAACAGATGCCAAGTGGATCATATGATATAGATGCGTTCCTCACGAATGTATGGAAACATTTAAATCCCCAGGTACAAGTACCAAAAGATGTAGTTACTACTCAGAACCCTGACGACTGTAACAGTATAGATGAATATATTTCTGGACTTGTTGTGTCTAAATCAGGCGTGTATTACAAACACAATGGTGCAATATGGAAAACTAGGTCATACTCAACCCGTGCTCCTGGTGTTGACAGATATGAATGGGACTTGGTCAAAATATGTTATGAAAAAGCGTGCAACGGTATGGCAGCCCATTACTTTAACACTGATTATCAAAATGGATCTATAGTCATATGGAAAGGAGAAGCTTTCACTATTAAATGGTGGCAATCTGGACCTCCTGAAGGAGCGGCGTTGGAAGCATATGAAAAATTGGAAGCATCCGCATGTCCAGGACTCTCGGAATGGAACAAGGAGCACCCACACAAGCCACTTGAGGAAGACATTCCCTATGAGCAAGAGCAAGACGCCCCATTATAA
- a CDS encoding centrin, putative: MRLSSLKLIFIPVLFGTFWKKIKSQKNGGAEPLNQMLIDMSEEEKEEVYGEFVQYDLNRDGLIDAEEITSVLKNMKKPDFIKFFIKVDLNSSGTISLNEYMIFVNSN, from the exons ATGAGACTGTCATCACTGAAGCTAATTTTCATCCCGGTCCTATTTGGAACGTTTtggaaaaagataaaatctcag AAAAACGGAGGAGCTGAACCGTTAAATCAGATGCTGATTGATATGTCcgaagaggagaaggaagaagtgtaCGGAGAATTTGTGCAATATGATTTGAACAGGGATG gtCTAATCGACGCAGAAGAAATTACATCCGTTTTgaagaatatgaaaaaaccagactttataaaatttttcatcaaagTAGACTTAAACTCCTCAGGAACGA tttCGCTCAATGAATATATGATATTTGTGAATTCAAACTAA